Proteins encoded within one genomic window of Candidatus Berkiella cookevillensis:
- the minC gene encoding septum site-determining protein MinC, whose protein sequence is MTTDVTIKTSPALALKGSLFTLTAIQLYRFDLLEIANELDSKIKQAPNFFQNTPIVIDLQSLEIDSSTQVTELIALFKKKKLIPVGIRGASNRYKDLAIEAGLAILPEAKPAPKIAKTAKQSAPEEISEATPHTSIKADTIEVTEASNQTGSRLITAPVRSGQQIYAPGGDLVVLAPVSHGAELLAEGHIHVHGPLRGRALAGVNGDKTAIIYCKSLEAELVSIAGQYKIIEDLKESDLWKRSVCIKLVNDRLQVEAL, encoded by the coding sequence ATGACAACAGATGTAACCATCAAAACATCTCCTGCTTTGGCATTAAAGGGTAGCCTATTTACCTTAACTGCTATTCAGCTCTATCGTTTTGATTTACTTGAAATTGCTAATGAATTAGACAGCAAGATTAAACAAGCCCCTAATTTTTTTCAAAACACCCCGATTGTAATTGATCTACAGTCGCTTGAAATTGATTCAAGTACCCAAGTTACAGAACTCATTGCCTTATTTAAAAAGAAAAAACTCATTCCAGTTGGTATACGTGGGGCAAGCAATCGCTACAAAGATCTGGCCATCGAGGCTGGCTTAGCCATCCTGCCAGAAGCAAAACCAGCCCCCAAAATTGCTAAAACTGCGAAGCAAAGCGCACCTGAAGAAATCTCAGAAGCAACACCACATACATCGATTAAAGCAGATACCATTGAAGTGACAGAAGCTTCCAACCAAACAGGTAGCCGATTAATAACAGCACCTGTACGTTCTGGACAACAAATCTATGCACCAGGTGGTGATTTAGTGGTACTAGCCCCAGTCAGTCATGGCGCAGAACTTTTGGCAGAAGGTCATATTCATGTACATGGTCCATTAAGAGGTCGTGCACTTGCGGGTGTTAATGGCGATAAAACAGCCATCATTTATTGCAAAAGTTTAGAAGCCGAACTTGTATCTATTGCAGGGCAATATAAAATTATCGAAGATTTGAAAGAAAGTGATTTATGGAAACGCTCTGTTTGCATAAAATTAGTAAATGATCGCTTGCAGGTTGAAGCTCTGTAG
- a CDS encoding DUF945 family protein: protein MKRKLFLYGLLVAVLVVGIPYFTGQMVKYRFHTFAQALSHPEHGVVTVLDYKSGWRKSYAKTRITLTNGMLKAFLDELGEESSKAPENFAMNRPLKIVLEHEIEHGPFVQKAKGNWKDWLFVQALIQSKLHLSEEAKALLEQEIGEKDFISVTTEISMDNDIHLSLQSKPISVTENNAEHTIWQGVEGIWHFTDDLKTMTGKMTIPGFYLETAGKEYWVEDLLLTYDSKHLSEVNATGNPIIKEDNKLFINKITARSKNQHMLILHSVAAENKSDQKTYNQFSLKVALLELDAHEYGALQLNASLQNSHIQHFTAKGAFQGSSVLLAQLAQYYSSAVSADSTLESVANTENHDHKLNHSIAALIEEAFRNKIIVDQDNNATLPFEFVDGQSVLK from the coding sequence ATGAAACGAAAGTTATTTCTCTATGGCTTACTTGTTGCTGTATTAGTTGTTGGAATACCTTACTTCACTGGCCAAATGGTAAAATACCGCTTCCACACTTTTGCGCAAGCACTCTCTCATCCTGAGCATGGAGTGGTTACTGTACTGGATTATAAAAGTGGATGGCGTAAATCATATGCCAAAACACGTATTACTTTAACGAATGGTATGCTTAAAGCTTTTCTCGATGAATTGGGAGAAGAATCGTCAAAAGCACCAGAAAATTTTGCGATGAATAGACCACTTAAGATAGTACTTGAGCATGAGATTGAGCATGGTCCTTTTGTGCAAAAGGCAAAAGGGAATTGGAAGGATTGGTTATTTGTTCAAGCGCTCATTCAGTCAAAATTGCATCTTTCTGAGGAAGCAAAAGCATTGTTAGAACAAGAAATTGGGGAAAAAGATTTTATATCTGTAACCACAGAAATTTCAATGGATAACGATATTCATCTGAGCTTACAATCCAAGCCGATCAGTGTAACTGAGAATAATGCAGAGCATACGATTTGGCAAGGTGTAGAGGGCATATGGCATTTCACTGATGACTTGAAGACAATGACTGGCAAAATGACAATACCTGGATTTTATCTTGAGACAGCAGGAAAAGAGTATTGGGTTGAAGATTTACTGTTGACTTATGACAGTAAACATCTATCAGAGGTGAATGCCACAGGGAATCCTATTATCAAAGAAGATAATAAACTCTTTATCAATAAGATAACAGCACGTTCAAAGAATCAGCACATGCTTATTTTACATTCTGTCGCTGCTGAGAATAAGTCAGATCAAAAGACATATAATCAATTCTCCTTGAAAGTGGCTTTGCTTGAATTAGATGCGCATGAGTATGGTGCTTTACAATTGAATGCATCACTCCAAAATTCACATATCCAACATTTTACGGCTAAAGGTGCATTTCAAGGTTCTTCTGTATTATTAGCTCAACTAGCGCAATATTATTCCAGTGCAGTCAGTGCAGACTCTACCCTTGAATCAGTTGCAAACACGGAGAATCATGACCATAAACTCAATCATTCAATTGCTGCTTTGATTGAGGAGGCCTTTAGAAATAAAATTATTGTTGATCAAGATAACAATGCAACGCTGCCCTTTGAGTTTGTGGATGGTCAATCAGTTTTGAAATAG
- a CDS encoding acyl-CoA dehydrogenase, giving the protein MSTILWLIAWVGVLIALPYHRLSLLTSTVAIAAGLILTSAFSGLSWLPLIVLWGAFLGVAIFLHHPDLKRRFITLPIYKTLSRSLPNLSETEKAALDAGTVGFEGELFRGNPKWENLFKIPKPCLSEEEQAFINGPVHTVCEMVNDWETTHVNHDLAPEVWNYLKNEGFFGLMIPKKYGGKAFSALAHSEILTILAGRSIVLASTVSVPNSLGPAELIHLYGTDEQKNYYLPRLAKGQEIPCFALTGPDAGSDATAIPDTGMICQGHFDGKEMIGIKLNWNKRYITLAPIATLLGLAFKLYDPNHLLSEKEELGITCCLIPTHLPGIKIGRRHFPINVPFQNGPTQGQDVFIPLDYIIGGIDMAGQGWRMLVECLSVGRAISLPASSAGGAKTGSMVTSAYSMIRRQFKTPIANFEGVQEALARIGGFTYLMDSVRYLTVAMIDQGEKPSVPGAITKYHVTELGRKIANDTMDIHGGKGIMMGPNNYLGNPYSSVPVGITVEGANILTRSMIIFGQGAIRCHPYIIRQVEALQQENIEEFESLLNKHIGYTLSNMSRAFFHGITFARFASSPDTRPKIKRYYQRLARASSAFALIADLSMALIGGKLKFKESLSGRLGDLLSMMYMMSATLKRYKDQQYPKDDFAFVQWSLDYCLSRYWDTMDDILRNFPNKRVAILLKLLIMPFGHACRPPSDDLNRKVVKLMTTLGESRSRLIGKVFISSNPEDSVRIVEDAFKAVHTHQHLIKKVYDSIKNQNVVQSTFEFCIEYAFSAKILSEEEAFQLRELNELVQKAIAVDDFSAEELRGFGFNRAEYEETPRLKVSVLNPSSQKIRS; this is encoded by the coding sequence ATGAGTACAATTTTATGGCTAATAGCGTGGGTTGGTGTATTAATTGCACTTCCCTATCATCGACTTTCCTTATTAACCAGCACGGTTGCGATTGCAGCAGGACTCATTTTAACCAGCGCTTTTAGTGGTTTATCGTGGCTACCTTTAATCGTATTATGGGGCGCATTCTTAGGTGTGGCAATATTTCTCCATCATCCTGATTTAAAACGACGCTTCATTACTTTACCCATTTATAAAACATTAAGCCGCTCACTCCCCAATCTCTCTGAAACAGAAAAAGCCGCTTTAGATGCCGGTACAGTCGGATTTGAAGGAGAATTATTCAGAGGCAATCCTAAATGGGAAAATCTATTTAAAATTCCCAAGCCCTGCCTGTCTGAAGAGGAACAAGCCTTTATTAATGGTCCCGTTCACACCGTATGCGAAATGGTCAATGATTGGGAAACAACACATGTCAACCATGATTTGGCACCTGAAGTGTGGAACTACTTAAAGAACGAAGGTTTCTTTGGTTTAATGATCCCAAAAAAATATGGCGGTAAAGCCTTTTCTGCGCTTGCTCACTCTGAAATTCTCACCATTTTAGCTGGGCGTAGCATTGTACTTGCCTCAACTGTCTCTGTGCCTAATTCTTTGGGACCTGCGGAACTCATACATCTCTACGGTACAGACGAACAAAAAAATTACTATTTGCCACGTCTTGCCAAAGGACAAGAAATCCCTTGTTTTGCACTCACAGGGCCTGATGCCGGTAGTGATGCAACGGCAATACCAGATACCGGCATGATTTGCCAAGGGCATTTCGATGGCAAAGAAATGATTGGTATAAAGCTGAATTGGAATAAACGTTATATTACGCTTGCACCTATTGCCACTTTATTAGGGCTTGCTTTTAAATTATATGATCCCAACCATTTATTAAGCGAAAAAGAAGAACTTGGTATTACTTGCTGCTTAATACCAACACATTTACCCGGCATAAAAATTGGTCGCAGACATTTTCCGATTAATGTGCCCTTTCAAAATGGTCCCACCCAAGGTCAAGATGTATTCATCCCACTCGATTATATTATTGGTGGTATCGATATGGCAGGCCAGGGCTGGCGTATGCTCGTGGAATGCCTCTCTGTTGGACGCGCTATTTCCCTACCTGCTTCCAGTGCCGGTGGCGCAAAAACAGGCTCAATGGTAACCAGTGCCTACAGCATGATCCGTCGTCAATTCAAAACACCCATTGCCAATTTTGAAGGTGTGCAAGAAGCATTGGCCAGAATTGGTGGATTCACCTATCTGATGGATTCAGTACGTTATTTAACCGTTGCAATGATTGATCAAGGCGAAAAACCTTCTGTACCTGGTGCTATCACTAAATATCACGTGACTGAATTGGGCAGAAAAATTGCCAATGACACAATGGATATACATGGTGGTAAGGGTATTATGATGGGTCCTAATAACTACTTAGGAAACCCTTATAGTAGTGTACCCGTTGGTATTACGGTTGAAGGTGCAAATATCTTAACACGTAGCATGATTATTTTTGGGCAAGGCGCTATTCGCTGCCATCCCTACATCATTCGACAAGTAGAGGCGCTACAACAGGAAAATATTGAAGAATTTGAATCTCTCTTGAACAAACATATTGGCTACACACTTTCCAATATGTCGAGAGCCTTTTTCCATGGCATCACTTTTGCCCGCTTTGCCTCTAGCCCTGACACAAGGCCTAAAATAAAACGCTATTATCAACGCCTTGCCAGAGCCAGTAGCGCTTTTGCATTGATCGCAGATCTCTCTATGGCGCTTATTGGTGGTAAATTAAAATTCAAAGAAAGTCTCTCTGGTCGTTTAGGCGATTTACTTTCTATGATGTATATGATGTCTGCAACCTTAAAACGATATAAAGACCAACAATATCCAAAAGACGATTTTGCTTTTGTACAATGGTCTTTAGATTATTGCCTCTCCAGATATTGGGATACGATGGATGACATCTTAAGAAACTTCCCCAATAAACGCGTAGCCATTTTGTTAAAGCTGCTCATCATGCCATTTGGACATGCATGTCGCCCCCCCAGTGATGATCTTAATAGAAAAGTCGTCAAATTAATGACTACTTTAGGTGAAAGCAGAAGTCGACTGATTGGCAAAGTATTTATATCAAGCAATCCTGAAGACAGTGTCAGAATTGTTGAAGATGCTTTTAAAGCAGTTCATACACACCAACACTTAATTAAGAAAGTGTATGATTCCATCAAAAATCAAAATGTGGTGCAAAGTACTTTTGAGTTTTGTATTGAATATGCTTTCAGCGCAAAAATTCTTTCTGAAGAAGAAGCTTTTCAACTAAGAGAATTAAATGAGCTGGTGCAAAAAGCTATTGCTGTTGACGATTTTTCAGCGGAAGAATTACGAGGCTTCGGATTTAACAGAGCAGAATATGAAGAAACCCCAAGGCTCAAAGTATCCGTTTTGAATCCTTCCTCTCAAAAAATAAGAAGTTAA